The Oryctolagus cuniculus chromosome 4, mOryCun1.1, whole genome shotgun sequence genomic sequence ACTTTCCACACCTAAGAGAATACACAAGGACAACTAGAGAGACTGGCTCCCAGATAAATGATCCATCCACGTGGCAAGGGGGAGCTTTAATATctgaataaaagctttaaaaggaGAAACTAACTCCCTCATCCTCTAGTGACTTCACAGTTGTCAGCTAATTTAGCCAGAGAGGAGGAAAAATGCCTTACTGTTTACTACTTCTTAAAAATCTacttaaagacattttatttacacATGTTAAATGATATCTGAGGAAGACACAAGTATACTTTTGTTCACTTCCTTTCTGAAATCATTGATAACATATAGATAAGTATACCGAAGGAACCATCAAAACTCCATTTTCAAGGAAAAGAATCTCCACTTCCCAATCAGCTAAGTGAAGTTCTAACTAGAGGTCAAAGGAAATCTTAGTTCCCTGATGTACAGCAAAGCCAGTCAAAATTATAGTTCCttaaacggggggggggggggggggggggggggatgagaaAATTGGAGAGTAGAAATGTACTGCCTACTAAGTTTGTGCCCAATAGCTTTAAAAGAGCTGCTTTTGCTAGAACCTATTTCATCACAGTGCTTTGTGTAAGTTCagtttttaagtatattttcatCCTTCAAGTAAAATATTCAAAGTGATTCAAATTTGGAGCACGGTGTCCTATCAAAATCGCCTCTAAGATCAGTAAAGGAGGGGAGAGGTGCTGGTAAATTTTTTACTTCTCCTGACCCAAATTAGATAATGTCCCCACTTAATAGTATAGTTTAGCAGTATTGTATAACCGGGAATGCACGAGTCCGTCCCCGCCTCTCACAATGGGAAGAGCAAAGAGAGTGGAATCACAGGAGAACCCTGGCCCTTACGTTGCTCAGGACACTGGTGTGGGTGGAAGTTGTGCTCTAGCCTGTAAGGGAAGCAACCAGACTGACTCCCTGGAGTGGAAACCAGAAGCCTAGGAGAGGAGGGACTACAAACTCTAGGGCCTGAAAGTCCCTCCCAGCACTTCTGTAAAGATTaataaaaggaaagaggaaggccctgcccacccagctccccgactccttcccctcccctcctccccatggCGCCCCACCTCTCCTCCAGTAAGAACCCGCCGGGTAAGAAAGGCGGGAGCAGGGCGGGGCGCCAGGAGCAGCAGGCTCTGAGTGCCTGCACTCCGGGAGCCAGAGCCGAACAGCAGCTTCCAGAgttggaggaagagggaggaaaggagcttGCGATCCGGCCTacgcccggcccagcccagcaaGCCCAGGCGTGCCCAGCTAGCAGCAGGCAGAACCGCGGCGCTAGTCCGGGTCCCGTTAAGAGTGAGCAGTCCCGCGGCCAGCGCTTGCCAGGAATGGAAATCCCACCGACCCACTACCCAGCCTCCAGGGCGGCCTCGGTGGCAGAGAACTGCATCAACTACCAGCAGGGAACCCCCCACAAGGTGTTTCTGGTGCAGACGGTCAAACAAGCCAGCATGGAGGTGAGTCCTGCAGGCGCGAGGCGCGGGGGCTCCAGGCTCGGGCACCCTGCTCGCCAGAGGTCTGCCTCTGGCCAGGGGCCTGTGCTCTAGAGTCCTGAACATTCCCAGGCAGCCTATGCTGCTCTCTCTGGAGACAGCCCGGAACTGTTGTTTCCACCATGAGGCAGAGACATCGATAGTTTCTTGGGCACTCTTCCAAAGAAATGGCAAGCACTCTACATAAACGGCAGCATTTTCGCCATTCCCTCAGCGAAACCCATAGGAAGCAGGCAAAGGAGTATTACCACTGCTACTCCCTTTCTCATCTACTGCACCACGCTTCACCACAAAAGCTCCTGCCTCTCCTTTGCCTAAATTGTTAAGATCAATCCTCATTAGAACTTTGACCAAAGCGAAGCAAGAAACAAACAGTAAGAGAAACTTGCaaccaaagacagagagagaataaacGCACTGTGGGCTGGCACTCTGCTTTAAGCATCCCACCACCACCCAGGCCACCACTGCTCTACATGCTCTCTGAAAGGGTTGAATTAAATATTCAAGGCCTCAGCTTACTTAAGTGTATAAGATTTAAGGCTGTCCTTACTCATCTGACATAGTTTTAACTGCTAATGGTCTTTAAGAGATGACAAAGAATAGATTTTAGTTTAAAACTGTACCAGATACCGTAATTAGGTATAAACTTTTAATCAGGATCTtgattaaaaacatgaaatatttaaatgtttgtctTATaaaatttaagctctcatttttcaGGTCCACCACTACATGGCTAAAAAGAGTGCCTAAGTACAAGAAATCTCCAACTACCCTGCAGTAACCTGCCTCAAAACGGAGTTCACATTCACTGAATATTATTTGGAGGGAACAGTGgggtttttgaaaaatcttttcaaagGTGTATCCTTTCTTTTGTCTCTGGGATCAAAAGCTATTGCAGAATTTCTTGTGTAAAAGATTCAGAGCCTGAAGTTTTCTGATAATGGAAAAGGAGTTGTGCCCACTCTACTCTGCTGGTATGCTTTTATCCCACACTGCTGTTCTCACTCAGAACAAGGGGTAGATGGGCTGCTGAATTAGACATTCCAAACTGTGACAAGGCCTTTTCAGGATTTAAGACTTGAATCATTTCTCCCACCAGCCAGCCCTCCTAACTAAATAAGAATGCATTCTTCTAACACCACAAATACTCGATATGCTGTTATAATCTCTTTTCTCCACCACGTTTTAATTTTAGGATATTCCAGGAAGAGGACATAAGTATCACCTTAAATTTTCTGTGGAAGAAATAATCCAAAAAGTAAGCAAAAtgtttttactaaataaatttgATTCTAAATATTCTAGATCACCTTTGTTGATCAAATCCACAGGATTAGTGTTGCTTCCCTTCACCCACTCCCTTTTTTTGGTTGTGAAACCCCTGCCTCTAATAAAACAATACTATATGGGCAAAGCTTACCAAGGTCAAGTTTTACTATCTTTGTGTATTGTGAGATACATGAATTATTTCTGTTGCACTATTTAGAGAAGAATACACACTTCAGTTCAAGCCAATTGTCTCATCAGGAAGCCTGAACTTAGCCCTAATATGAAGTAACTTGCTCTCTGGTAATGCTAACTTTCTCTTGCCTTTTTTGTTCTGTTATTAATTGGGCATTTAAATAATTCAAGTGCTCTTAGAGATTCATGAACTGGCCAACTGATACCACCTTTCAGATTAGGGTCTTTCAGTGTTGAGCCAGAGACATTTTTAGAAATTCTGTCAAACTGTTATGAGACAAATGAAAAGGAATTCCAATTTGTATCATAACCATCTAAAAGCTTGCCCTTTGCACAGTATTCAGATGAGACACAGAGTATTTAAAGGCGGTTCATTAAAAGGCATCTGGGCTGCTAGACAGCCAGCCTTACAAAGCATAACATAGTGCTGCAATCTCTAACTTTACATGTACAAACAGATCGCTATACCTGTGTTTGAAAAAAACTTGAGTAatggaaaaacttaaaaaataaccaGTCTGGAGTTGGTATATAAAATCAGACTAAAGGCAGCCTTGCAAATTAATCTTCAAATGTATTCAAAGTTTTAAGATTAGAATTTATAAGATTATGAGACCTTATAAATGACACGGTAAGTTATCTAGTTTTGAATGTTTACATGCTACCTCTGGAAAATAGGCTGGGCCCGTACCTTTGAAAATAGGCCCTCTGAAGTGAAGTCTGAAACACCACCGTTAGGAGCCAGTGCTCTAAATCCTATCTCAAGGACAATAATTAGTAATGATGggcatttacatataaatatcttTTGCAAAAATGTCCCAAACAGGAAGTTACAGTAAACTGTACAGCTGAAGTGCTTTACCCTACTGTGGGACAAAATACTGCACCAGAAGTCAGCTTCACATTTGAAGGAGAAATTGGAAAGAATCCAGATGAAGAAGACAACACATTTTATCAAAGACTCAAATCCATGAAGGAACCACTAGAAGCAAAAAATATTCCAGGTACATGAATATGGCATAGAAAAAATTTCTTTCCAACTTTAAAATCAATCTCAATTATCTGTGCTCAAAATTGTTAAATAATAACTATGTTGGAAATATACTTGCTCctgtaaagaatatttattttcaccaTGGTAATGGCAGTTCTCCCCCAGGTATCAGTCCAAAGAAAAGTCATAGCATTGCAATCTCTAAGAAGCCTGCTATATTGCCTTGGAAATCATTCCACTACTCTTTCCTTAGCTTGctgcatataattttttaaatacccTATTTAGTCA encodes the following:
- the LXN gene encoding latexin, with product MEIPPTHYPASRAASVAENCINYQQGTPHKVFLVQTVKQASMEDIPGRGHKYHLKFSVEEIIQKEVTVNCTAEVLYPTVGQNTAPEVSFTFEGEIGKNPDEEDNTFYQRLKSMKEPLEAKNIPDSFGNVPPEMKPVRHLAWVACGYIIWQNSTENTWYKMVKIQTVKQVQRNDDFIELDYTILLHDIASQEIIPWQMQVLWHPQYGTKVKHNSRLPKEAHLE